The genome window GTGCCCATGGGGAGGGATCCTCTCTGGGAGGTGGCAGAACACTCTGAACAAGGGGGGGCAAAAGCAAGGCCCTGCATTGAGCCCAGAGCTTGCTTCAGCCGGGAAAGGGATGTGTTGGGACCACAGAGCTGTGTGCTTAGCCAGGTGCAGGCATGGCACTCCCTGCATCTGAGCACATGGGGTGGGCACCGGGGCAGTGCCCTCGGAGATCGATTGGCTCTCAGAGCTTCCCAGTGGGACACAAAACTGggccaaccctgagccccccactcAGCTGAGGGCCAGATGCTATTCCATTGACTCCAGCGGGTCAGgattacacccccccccctttagtGCTTGGCTGCAGGGGGCGGCACAGACCAGGTTAATGGGAGGAGCTTGgtccagtccccccccccccgtccaggCTGGGCTGCCTCAGTCAGGAAGTAGCAGGGTGCCTCCGGCCTTAACCTCAGGCCCGGTCCTGTGGCTACACCCCACTCAGTCCTAAATGGCAATGGCTGAGTCACCTCCCAGCCCCACGGTGTCCCGCCTCCCCCGGCTGTTGGCATCCGGGCCAAGGAGGGCTTCCCCTGAGCCCTGCAGTTCTTTTCTGGTGCTGCCCCGTGGGGGTGGGGCACTCCCGTTCCAGGCATCTCACAGGGAGCAGGGCATGGAATAAGGGCTGGCCTGTGGCCAGGCACTTCCTAAGCGTTTCTGGGGCTCCCTGAAGCAGGAAGTGGCATGTTTCAGTGCAGGCCTATGGGGTGAGTGAGCGAGGGAGGTGTGCAAGGGAACGTGAGAGCAGCTGTGACACAGAGCCctctggctgggggggccctTGAGAGCCGTGGGCTTTGTTCGTTGATCCAGGGCCTGGTTGCAGTGATGCCTCGTTGGGGTGAAGCCGGCACCTCTTCATGCCGGTCACTGGTGCCCAGGGCCTGAGCTGTTGCCTGATGCTCCATGCAGCTGCCCCCACTGCCTGTGGTCCCCGGTGATCCTTTCTCCCGCTGTTGTCATAGGGCTCGGGATTTTCACTGCCTCCCTATGCGTGGCGTGGTCGCTGCTGGATTATCACCAGTCCCTCCGCTGCTTCCTCTTGGACAAGCATGAGCTGGGCCCGCTCTCCTCCACCATCTACTTCCTGTGGAACTTCCTCCTCATCTGCCCCCGCGTCCTGGCAGTCGCGCTCTTCGCCACACTCTTCCCGTGCTACGTCGGCCTGCACTTCCTGGGCATCTGGGCTGCCATGCTCCTCTGGGTCTGGCTGCAGGGCACTGACTTCATGGAGTGCCCCAGGTGGGAGTGGCTCTACAGGGCCACGGTGGCCGTGATTCTATATTTCTGCTGGTTCAACGTGTCCAAGGGGCAGACGCGGCAGCGCAGCACGATCTATCATGGCTTCATCCTGGTGGACAGCGTGCTCCTCGCTGGCTCCTGGCTCTGgcacaatgcccctctgcatgAGCGCTCTTTTCTGCTCCCTGTGCTTCTCGCTGCCCTGGTCTGCTTCGTGCTCGGGCTGCTGCTGAGAATCGCCTACTACAAATGGTTCCACCCCACGCTGCAGGTCCAGTGCCAGGCAAGCTATGATGAAGTAGACACTGCAGAAGGACTAGCCGGTTTCCGAGCTGGCCCAGTGCCGGCCCCTGTGAACAGACGGATGTACCAGCTGTCCCAGAACCACTTCTTGGT of Caretta caretta isolate rCarCar2 chromosome 19, rCarCar1.hap1, whole genome shotgun sequence contains these proteins:
- the XKR8 gene encoding XK-related protein 8, whose protein sequence is MAGSGYGSAGPPAPSPRYRYLDLLFALLGTTAFLVDLVADLWVAASYMQAGHCLWGGLVLALLGLSSLAMQCFSWAWYRTDNIELELPSGRCLAALHLLQLGYLYRCLRVLRAGWRACRVETAQERDYAVFLSHDISMLRLFETFLEGTPQLTLVLSIVLHTNKLEPFQGLGIFTASLCVAWSLLDYHQSLRCFLLDKHELGPLSSTIYFLWNFLLICPRVLAVALFATLFPCYVGLHFLGIWAAMLLWVWLQGTDFMECPRWEWLYRATVAVILYFCWFNVSKGQTRQRSTIYHGFILVDSVLLAGSWLWHNAPLHERSFLLPVLLAALVCFVLGLLLRIAYYKWFHPTLQVQCQASYDEVDTAEGLAGFRAGPVPAPVNRRMYQLSQNHFLVSLQAG